From one Anopheles cruzii chromosome 3, idAnoCruzAS_RS32_06, whole genome shotgun sequence genomic stretch:
- the LOC128273391 gene encoding uncharacterized protein LOC128273391 — MRTATALLRIRKPQNESDVPFQEMLPLRLKNHVSGKTDKTSDVACLQEMAILFSCMKTNDFNESLCTKEVGSFQRCYKGFLDKKTLKKETSSKGMLVAGKDLNYKQLNKVLKKYPTSAQK, encoded by the coding sequence ATGCGTACGGCCACGGCGCTGTTGCGGATTCGCAAACCCCAGAACGAATCGGACGTGCCCTTTCAGGAGATGCTGCCACTACGGCTAAAAAATCATGTCAGCGGCAAAACGGACAAAACGAGCGACGTGGCGTGCCTTCAGGAGATGGCCATACTGTTTTCCTGCATGAAAACGAACGATTTCAACGAAAGTCTGTGCACGAAGGAAGTGGGCAGCTTCCAGCGGTGCTACAAAGGGTTCCTAGACAAGAAGACGTTGAAGAAAGAAACCTCCAGCAAGGGTATGCTAGTGGCCGGCAAGGACCTTAATTATAAGCAGCTGAACAAAGTGCTTAAAAAGTACCCAACCTCTGCGCAAAAGTAG
- the LOC128273070 gene encoding phosphatidylinositol glycan anchor biosynthesis class U protein codes for MLQTISIGLAAAVRFLLMNSRYSHSIQNRVEVSTPLNAWKRAEEGAYLYANGINPYDGDVYHKNPLILVSTRWLIETVPGAIPHLFILVDVLSGILLLLAARVFIRDMYQKQCRERHSYAKDTEELHLVEADLVTVPMSVGFAYLFNPYAILNCVGQTTTVWSNFLLALFLYGLSRRRRLLALVALALETQINLYPFVLLAPGALHIANLQTVPGKSRFSSIATSCVLFVAVFLAINYGSSCLMGGDWSFLDATYGFIIDCRSLQPNIGLFWYFFTEMFDHFRTLFLYSFQINATLLYLFPLTFKLHKEPIMLATMLIGLTAVFRSYPCVGDVSFYLALIPLWKSISSFMKNNFIVGATILVTSVLAPTVWHLWIYNNSANANFYFGVTLIFCTAQIFLITDLFFGYIKREFCLKHGIRVLVGGKEARITLEY; via the exons ATGCTGCAAACTATCAGTATAGGCCTCGCTGCGGCCGTGCGGTTTCTGCTTATGAACTCGCGATACTCACACTCGATACAGAACCGGGTGGAAGTTTCAACGCCGCTCAATGCTTGGAAAAGAG CCGAGGAGGGAGCATATCTGTACGCAAACGGCATCAACCCGTACGATGGAGATGTGTACCACAAAAATCCCCTTATTCTGGTGTCCACCCGGTGGCTAATAGAAACCGTGCCCGGTGCAATCCCGCACCTGTTTATCCTGGTCGATGTGCTGAGTGGcatcctgttgctgctggcggcccgAGTGTTCATTCGCGACATGTACCAAAAGCAGTGCCGCGAAAGGCACAGCTACGCCAAGGACACGGAAGAGTTGCATCTGGTCGAAGCGGATCTGGTGACGGTTCCGATGTCGGTGGGGTTTGCATACCTCTTCAATCCGTACGCCATACTGAACTGCGTCGGGCAGACCACAACGGTGTGGAGCAACTTCCTGCTGGCACTCTTTCTGTACGGTTTGTCCCGGCGCCGGCGGTTGCTTGCCCTAGTGGCGCTAGCATTGGAAACGCAAATCAATCTGTACCCATTCGTACTGCTGGCGCCCGGTGCGCTTCACATTGCCAACCTACAGACGGTGCCAGGCAAAAGCAGATTTAGCAGCATAGCGACCAGCTGTGTGCTGTTTGTGGCTGTGTTTTTGGCCATCAACTACGGGAGCAGCTGTTTGATGGGCGGAGATTGGAGTTTCCTCGACGCAACCTACGGATTCAT CATTGATTGCCGCAGCCTGCAGCCAAACATAGGGCTGTTCTGGTACTTTTTCACCGAAATGTTTGACCATTTCCGCACGTTGTTCCTGTATTCGTTTCAAATCAACGCCACGCTGCTGTATCTGTTTCCGCTGACGTTTAAACTGCACAAGGAACCGATCATGCTCGCGACGATGCTGATCGGTCTCACGGCCGTTTTCCGATCGTACCCGTGTGTCGGCGACGTTAGCTTCTATCTAGCGCTGATCCCTCTGTGGAAATCGATCTCTTCGT TCATGAAGAACAACTTTATCGTTGGAGCAACGATCCTAGTGACCAGCGTCTTAGCGCCCACGGTTTGGCACCTGTGGATCTACAACAACTCTGCCAACGCCAACTTCTACTTCGGAGTGACGCTTATTTTCTGCACGGCACAG ATTTTCCTCATCACCGACCTATTCTTCGGTTACATCAAACGCGAATTTTGCCTGAAGCACGGAATCCGTGTGCTAGTCGGTGGCAAAGAGGCGCGCATTACGTTAGAGTATTAA
- the LOC128275508 gene encoding CCHC-type zinc finger nucleic acid binding protein: protein MMSTNTCFKCDRPGHYARDCQNVGGGGGGGRGVGGPRDRRDFGRREKCYKCNQMGHFARDCKEDLDRCYRCNGSGHIARDCSLSPDDSCCYNCNQSGHLARNCPEKSDRDMNVSCYNCNKSGHISRNCPSGDKSCYSCGKIGHLSRDCTENKGRD, encoded by the exons ATGATGTCCACAAATACGTGCTTCAAGTGTGACCGGCCGGGTCACTATGCTCGCGATTGCCAGAACGttggcggaggcggtggtggtggccgtggcgtcgGTGGCCCGCGCGATCGTCGCGACTTCGGTCGTCGGGAGAAATGCTACAAGTGCAACCAGATGGGCCACTTTGCCCGTGACTGCAAGGAGGATCTGGACCGCTGCTACCGGTGCAACG GAAGTGGTCACATTGCCCGTGACTGCAGCCTTTCGCCCGATGACTCGTGCTGCTACAACTGCAACCAGAGCGGCCATCTGGCCCGCAACTGCCCGGAGAAGAGCGACCGCGATATGAACGTGTCTTGCTACAACTGTAACAAGAGCGGTCACATCTCGCGCAACTGCCCGTCGGGCGACAAGTCGTGTTACAGCTGTGGCAAGATTGGCCACTTGAGTCGCGACTGCACAGAGAATAAGGGTCGGGATTAG
- the LOC128273991 gene encoding uncharacterized protein LOC128273991 — protein MNLNERIISTQLFAQTIDETATTTTSVGSSVGLSVGFAPFVAAATVGLASTSSSAIGTAAIPAIESVDAAVAGPSSSKLVKQSTEIIPFASPHRLHPNSPVPPVPTHLVASPKSTSKTTGKSRSLSTGSYITKDSSAHSSTERLTKSNSNTEVHWVNHGPPAPGPSVMAQNKSLEEGRSMISASKASPPVRKPILRKSKKIVRTDSEFLQGNIYEKESSVSSSQYTPTRDRRREQFADYRSSNPSSETHKSTDESSKNMSTDEIDTVFSDTMDLEQLEQDYRMHLKNNLQREYKSDSDTLDEVGKKRAPDYNAWKNQSYENTFDGYAKETAEQAASERTKECGPSDRAESGSVGGSKKDRPTDLELGSASDGGCKSSTSTTADGPFGHLFEKNLGRFKRMNKLLRCKRFSTSALYERKSTATGAGGNGTATSEKPKFTSPTKSTPNATRSPEKSILSQSKVSISSSKSSLFGTKKPGSGFTFKGKKFLFTGKSSPNKSKSNSEISYYRTKSTKNTKKGSLKNNSTACLNLETTCTSPLSEAFYNTTGSVRLSAMELYEKFCSQDFSGLYKHETVRTDTDGSGTDSSHYDGSGRQLGAIRKYRRRNFKLLRQKSEPKFSFRTDTLYEDSYDGVCYHDEKDEEGEYGAEEYNQFLYDEQYYEEDLEHFSIDHLYYQRNGLVALPDGTYVQRYDEPDDGDEELEEEECEEEGDEEEELEEEELGEEVLESDESGAGSEENQENLEEDRNEQIERRRLNRLQLLPPPPIIECVPSMDSDCDEIYLMPQNDSTSRQLIIQDFLFHHSNNEFDGAISGDDYDIAEVDEEKEQREASEEDYGLDRYAAPDKETLTIYKICSKESILESIRGSAGTPEAASVSMPHSVSMEQYVLRSDCVTTLERTASLDLLSNSSGTQNKSTLTDYAFDTVRNINLDSCSTSRLSLSLKSEIFEEATNGSPGQVPESAAIDQASLSGGGTLEAPEASSEVPRIRTSWNIEDFTLTPEESFSDEQLPLDGPLANRAPACCSTTSPTGLSPPEGAHRASGDEIENENHATNEQYTIVDLDEEPYLLDPTISEFTSEITKEFDLLFSRAETESLAAAAAAAATTPTAVDALPVAADGLGDVLKLLSDLPTRYSMQMLEHINLDVDEIRVPCRDDEDDGLDDRPTQEAVADHHDHQPPPQPPLAPSNPSRAPQPQPVSAKPRTLQPSGSGRSSGKAKGSGRSSGRPRTTGTTPTAQEAPGPVATPAPAAATTSDRLAKARSQSLGNLRNKTKCFPL, from the coding sequence ATGAACCTGAACGAGCGCATCATCAGCACGCAGCTGTTTGCGCAGACGATCGACGAAACGGCCACCACAACCACGTCGGTCGGGAGCAGCGTGGGCTTGAGCGTCGGGTTTGCGCCGTTCGTAgcggcggccacggtcggacttgccagcaccagcagcagcgccatcgGGACGGCGGCCATACCGGCCATCGAATCGGTGGACGCTGCCGTCGCGGGGCCATCCTCGTCGAAGCTGGTCAAGCAAAGTACCGAAATCATACCGTTCGCTTCGCCCCATCGCCTCCACCCGAACAGTCCAGTACCTCCAGTACCGACGCACCTCGTGGCGTCCCCAAAAAGCACCAGCAAAACGACCGGCAAAAGCCGCAGCCTCAGCACGGGCTCCTACATCACGAAGGACTCCAGTGCGCACTCGAGCACGGAACGGCTCACCAAGTCCAACAGCAACACGGAGGTGCACTGGGTTAACCATGGGCCCCCGGCGCCGGGCCCGAGCGTGATGGCGCAGAACAAATCCCTCGAGGAGGGCCGCTCGATGATCTCGGCCTCGAAGGCATCGCCACCGGTCCGGAAGCCAATACTGCGAAAGTCGAAGAAAATCGTACGCACCGACTCGGAGTTCCTGCAGGGCAACATCTACGAGAAGGAGTCGAGCGTCTCGAGCTCCCAGTACACGCCGACCCGTGACCGGCGGCGGGAGCAGTTTGCCGACTACCGGAGCAGCAACCCGTCGTCCGAGACGCACAAGTCGACGGACGAAAGCTCTAAGAACATGTCCACCGACGAGATCGACACCGTGTTCTCGGACACGATGGACCTGGAGCAGCTGGAGCAGGACTACCGGATGCACCTGAAGAACAACCTGCAGCGCGAATACAAGAGCGACAGCGACACGCTCGACGAGGTTGGCAAGAAGCGGGCTCCGGACTATAACGCGTGGAAGAACCAGAGCTACGAGAACACGTTCGATGGCTATGCGAAGGAAACGGCCGAGCAGGCTGCCAGCGAGCGAACCAAGGAGTGCGGGCCAAGTGATCGGGCGGAatccggttcggtcggtggctcCAAGAAAGATCGGCCGACGGACCTAGAGCTGGGCTCAGCGTCCGACGGTGGCTGCAAGTCGTCCACATCCACCACGGCCGACGGTCCGTTTGGGCATCTGTTCGAGAAGAATCTCGGACGCTTCAAGCGCATGAACAAACTGCTCCGGTGCAAACGCTTCAGCACGTCCGCCCTGTACGAGAGGAAGTCGACGGCGACCGGCGCCGGTGGTAACGGAACCGCAACCAGCGAAAAGCCCAAGTTTACGTCACCGACGAAAAGTACCCCCAACGCCACCCGGTCGCCCGAGAAATCGATCCTCTCGCAGTCGAAGGTGTCCATTAGCTCGTCCAAGTCGTCCCTGTTCGGGACGAAGAAACCCGGCTCGGGGTTCACCTTCAAGGGCAAGAAGTTTCTCTTCACCGGCAAAAGCTCGCCCAACAAGTCAAAGTCCAACAGCGAGATCAGCTACTACCGGACCAAGTCAACGAAGAACACCAAAAAGGGCTCACTGAAGAACAACAGCACCGCTTGTTTGAACCTCGAAACGACCTGCACCTCACCACTGTCCGAGGCGTTCTACAACACGACCGGTAGCGTCCGGCTGAGCGCGATGGAGCTGTACGAGAAGTTCTGCTCGCAGGACTTCAGCGGTCTGTACAAGCACGAAACGGTTCGGACCGACACCGACGGTAGTGGGACCGATTCAAGCCACTACGATGGCTCCGGGCGGCAGCTCGGCGCGATCCGCAAGTACCGGCGGCGCAACTTCAAGCTGCTCCGGCAGAAGAGCGAACCGAAGTTCTCCTTTCGCACCGACACCCTGTACGAGGACAGCTACGACGGGGTGTGCTACCACGACGAGAAAGACGAAGAGGGCGAGTACGGCGCCGAGGAGTACAACCAGTTCCTGTACGACGAGCAGTACTACGAGGAGGACCTGGAACACTTCAGCATCGATCACCTGTATTACCAGCGCAACGGGCTCGTGGCGCTCCCGGACGGGACCTACGTCCAGCGGTACGACGAacccgacgatggcgacgaggAACTAGAAGAGGAGGAATGTGAGGAAGAGGGGGATGAGGAGGAGGAACTGGAAGAGGAAGAGCTTGGGGAAGAAGTTCTGGAATCGGACGAATCTGGAGCAGGATCGGAAGAAAATCAAGAGAATCTGGAAGAAGATCGCAACGAGCAGATTGAGCGAAGGAGACTGAACCGACTGCAGCTgctaccgccgccaccgatcatcGAGTGTGTCCCGTCCATGGACTCGGACTGTGACGAGATCTACCTGATGCCGCAGAACGACTCCACCAGTAGGCAGCTCATCATACAGGACTTCCTGTTCCACCACAGCAACAACGAGTTTGACGGCGCCATCAGCGGCGACGACTACGACATTGCCGAGGTAGACGAGGAGAAGGAGCAGCGGGAGGCATCGGAGGAGGACTATGGGCTCGATCGGTATGCGGCACCGGACAAGGAAACGCTGACGATTTACAAAATCTGCTCCAAGGAGAGCATCCTCGAGTCCATCCGGGGTAGTGCGGGCACGCCGGAAGCGGCTTCCGTCTCGATGCCGCACAGTGTGTCGATGGAGCAGTACGTGCTGCGTTCCGATTGTGTGACAACGCTCGAGCGAACCGCTTCGCTGGATCTGTTGAGCAACTCCAGCGGCACCCAGAACAAGTCCACGCTGACGGACTACGCGTTCGACACGGTGCGGAACATCAACCTGGACAGCTGCAGCACCTCGCGGTTGAGTCTTTCGCTCAAGAGCGAAATCTTCGAAGAAGCCACCAACGGAAGCCCCGGACAGGTTCCGGAGTCCGCTGCGATCGACCAAGCCTCGttgtccggcggcggcacgctGGAAGCACCCGAAGCGAGCTCCGAAGTTCCGCGAATCCGAACGAGTTGGAACATCGAAGACTTTACCCTCACGCCCGAGGAATCGTTCTCCGACGAGCAGCTACCTTTGGATGGACCCCTAGCCAACCGAGCGCCAGCTTGCtgctccaccaccagcccgaCTGGGCTGTCGCCACCAGAGGGCGCACACAGGGCCAGCGGTGATGAGATCGAGAATGAGAACCACGCCACCAACGAACAGTACACGATCGTGGATCTGGACGAGGAGCCCTACCTGCTGGACCCTACAATCTCCGAGTTCACGTCGGAGATCACGAAGGAGTTTGATCTGCTGTTTTCTCGCGCCGAAACCGAATCgctggctgccgccgccgccgctgccgctaccACGCCGACAGCCGTGGatgcgcttccggtggcggccgacgggctCGGCGACGTGCTGAAGCTACTGAGCGATCTGCCGACGCGCTACTCGATGCAGATGCTCGAGCACATCAACCTCGACGTGGACGAAATTCGTGTACCGTGCCGCGACGATGAAGACGATGGACTTGACGACCGACCCACCCAGGAAGCGGTGGCcgaccaccacgaccaccagccaccaccgcaACCACCACTAGCCCCCTCGAATCCATCCAGAGCTCCTCAACCTCAGCCAGTTAGTGCCAAACCGCGGACGCTCCAGCCGAGCGGCAGCGGACGATCGTCCGGCAAGGCGAAGGGGAGCGGCCGATCGTCCGGCAGGCCGAGGACGACCGGCACCACCCCGACCGCGCAGGAAgctcccggcccggtggccacccctGCGCCGGCCGCTGCGACCACCAGCGACCGGCTGGCGAAAGCACGCAGCCAATCGTTGGGTAACTtgagaaacaaaaccaaatgttTTCCATTATAG